A genomic window from Candidatus Binatia bacterium includes:
- a CDS encoding AAA family ATPase, with translation MPDRLGSEVEQLRRSLSERVIGQSQAVDAALQAFQIYHSGLASPDRPLGSFLFLGPTGTGKTNLVEAIAESTFGDRRAMLKIDCAEFSHSHEIARLIGSPPGYLGHQETSPYLSSANITRYQTAENPFTLLLFDEIEKANDSLWQLLLGILDKARLTLGNNKEVDLSSCLIFLTSNVGSRAVSDILSPSMGFVHGTNEPEDRVHRRIEDAVLWTAKRTFAPEFLNRIDHKVVFQRLLRTELERILSIELANVERRLARRGDPIELDYTEQLCSRLLDEGTDLEHGARPLKRVLEQRLVFPLARLVASGQLEGGETVEVDWPADSDEVQFVLSSPRPLVATAG, from the coding sequence GTGCCAGATCGTCTCGGGTCGGAGGTAGAGCAATTGCGGCGCTCGTTGTCGGAGCGCGTGATTGGTCAGAGCCAGGCGGTGGACGCGGCTCTCCAGGCCTTCCAGATCTATCATTCCGGTCTGGCCAGTCCGGATCGGCCGCTCGGGTCGTTCTTGTTTCTGGGCCCGACGGGAACCGGCAAGACGAACCTCGTCGAGGCGATCGCCGAGTCGACGTTTGGTGACCGCCGCGCGATGCTCAAGATCGATTGCGCCGAGTTCAGCCACAGTCACGAGATCGCTCGGTTGATCGGGTCCCCTCCGGGGTACCTGGGACACCAGGAAACGAGCCCGTATCTCTCGTCGGCGAACATCACGCGCTACCAGACGGCGGAGAATCCGTTCACGCTTCTGCTGTTCGACGAGATCGAGAAGGCGAACGATTCGCTCTGGCAGCTCTTGCTCGGAATCCTCGACAAGGCTCGCCTGACGCTGGGCAACAACAAGGAAGTCGATCTCTCGAGCTGCCTGATCTTCCTGACGAGCAACGTCGGAAGCCGAGCAGTGAGTGATATCCTCTCTCCTTCGATGGGCTTCGTGCACGGAACGAACGAGCCCGAAGACCGCGTGCATCGTCGGATCGAGGACGCCGTGCTCTGGACCGCGAAGCGGACTTTCGCGCCGGAATTCCTGAATCGAATCGATCACAAGGTGGTCTTCCAGCGCCTGCTGCGCACAGAGCTCGAGCGCATCCTGTCGATCGAGCTGGCGAACGTCGAGCGACGCCTCGCCCGCCGCGGCGACCCGATCGAGTTGGATTACACCGAGCAGCTTTGCTCGCGGCTTCTCGACGAGGGTACGGATCTCGAGCACGGGGCCCGTCCGCTGAAGAGAGTTCTCGAACAGCGTTTGGTATTCCCGCTCGCGCGTCTGGTCGCTTCGGGACAACTCGAGGGTGGCGAGACGGTCGAGGTCGATTGGCCGGCAGACTCGGACGAGGTGCAGTTCGTACTTTCGTCGCCCCGTCCGCTCGTCGCGACCGCGGGCTGA
- a CDS encoding helix-turn-helix domain-containing protein: MASQGEELREEREAKGLSLEDVQQSLGVPLHYLEAMEGADSPLVADSFYVVPFLRRYAEFLGKEPATCVSRYLADVVRKEKQPSRRVESPPSVPAGWLVGGAVAAVAAVAVAWFVLL; the protein is encoded by the coding sequence GTGGCAAGTCAGGGTGAGGAGCTTCGAGAGGAACGGGAGGCCAAGGGCCTATCGCTGGAAGACGTCCAGCAATCGCTTGGTGTGCCCCTGCACTACCTCGAGGCGATGGAGGGCGCGGATTCGCCCCTCGTTGCCGACTCGTTCTACGTCGTTCCGTTCCTGCGCCGGTACGCGGAATTCCTCGGAAAGGAACCGGCGACCTGCGTGTCGCGGTACCTCGCCGACGTGGTCCGCAAGGAGAAACAGCCGTCTCGACGGGTGGAAAGCCCGCCTTCGGTCCCCGCGGGTTGGCTGGTCGGGGGAGCCGTAGCGGCGGTCGCGGCGGTCGCCGTCGCTTGGTTCGTTTTGCTCTGA
- a CDS encoding TetR/AcrR family transcriptional regulator: MLTAVDCFSRYGYAGTSIDRIARAAGVTKGALYYHWKDKEQLLFEAVTERIEAFEKFVLEQIEREGGPAERLRAVTRLCAENAIADNHRRFILTLMVEAIDTNPTLSRQFQEMLRRFRGFHRHLIRQGQEAGLFRTDIDLARAAETFVAGILGAEIQFYQDPESTDLRQSCDMHADQFLAWISV; encoded by the coding sequence CTGCTCACCGCGGTCGACTGCTTTTCCCGCTACGGCTACGCCGGTACCTCCATCGATCGGATCGCCCGAGCCGCCGGGGTGACCAAAGGCGCGCTCTACTACCACTGGAAAGACAAGGAGCAGCTGCTCTTCGAGGCCGTGACCGAGCGAATCGAGGCCTTCGAGAAATTCGTGCTCGAGCAGATCGAACGCGAGGGTGGGCCGGCCGAGCGGCTTCGCGCCGTCACGCGCCTGTGCGCCGAGAACGCAATCGCGGACAATCACCGCCGGTTCATCCTGACCCTCATGGTCGAAGCCATCGACACCAACCCCACACTCTCCCGACAGTTTCAGGAGATGCTCCGACGGTTCCGGGGCTTCCATCGCCACCTCATCCGACAGGGGCAGGAAGCCGGGCTCTTCCGAACCGACATCGACCTGGCCAGAGCGGCCGAGACCTTTGTCGCCGGAATCCTCGGCGCGGAAATCCAATTCTACCAGGACCCTGAGTCCACCGACCTCCGGCAAAGCTGCGACATGCACGCCGATCAGTTCCTCGCCTGGATCTCAGTCTGA